The Centropristis striata isolate RG_2023a ecotype Rhode Island chromosome 1, C.striata_1.0, whole genome shotgun sequence nucleotide sequence AAATTTTACTCATAGTGGGACtatgctgctgttgttttatcATCTTTCTATTTCATTCTCAAAACTATTATTTTCTGCACAAGGGTTCAATACACGCAAAGAGATTTTAACATTTCCACCATCAACAAATCTAACGGTTGAGTAAGAAGTTTCTCGGCAAACCAATTTCATAGAAAAAAGAAAGCGTCTAAGGTTTTGCTGACATGTTGGTTTGAGATTTGATACAAATTATTGGAGTTTAGCtggattatttttaaaattctcATAATTACAAGTAGATTTTTCGGACCGATCCCCCTAAAACTTTTTGAAAATACTAACCGCAACCATGAAAAGTTGGTTATTGCTGAAAGCTCCCTGTTGTAAGATACTTTCCTTGATTATCTGACCCCATACTTTTGGAAAAGTCTCACTTTTGAGAACCAGGAAGGGGACACATTTGTGGTCAGTCCcatgatgtgttcatgaacctgtttctgttttaaaagCATGTAGTACGTGTCAGTTCTTCACGTATTTCAGCAGATGAAAACCTTACCCCACAGTGTAAAAGCGATTTGCCAACCAGAGTATCTTGCAATGGAAGCCTATGAAAATTTAAAGAGAAAACTtgttttaaatgcaataaaataagaAGCCAAATAAGCATGCTCTACATATTTGAAACACTCTAAGGCACACTTAGACACACACTGAAATATTTCTGACATTTGCAAATATATGTGTCTGGTAGAGCCAGCTGGTAGGGTGCAGTGGCCATATGGTTTACAATATGAGGaacaaatttgacaaaaaatatcgATCATACACTGTGACACGCACATCATGATGTGGAAACAGTTAAACTAGAGCCAGTGTCAAACTGTGAATGCTGGTTTTTGAATCTTAGGTGCCAAGCTCGAATCTGATTTACTCTGCCATCTggagtactgtgtgtgtgtgtgtgtgtgtgtgtgtgtgtgtgtgtgtgtgtgtgtgtgtgtgtgtgtgcgtgtgtgtgtgcgtgtgtgtgtgtgtgtgtatgtgtgtgtgtgtgtgtgtgtgtgtgtgtgtgtgtgtgtgtgtgactcactaCGCTGACAGCAGAGTTAGGCTTGTGAAACTTGTCAGGAAGAAAACCCTTCTGTCCTCTCCACAGCCTCTTCAAGTGTTTTCTATGGCAACAGGACACCATGTCACTCATCTACTATTTATTTTGTGATGACTGGTTAGGAATATTCATCATATTAAATcagtttatttacttttttgggaTTTATCATAAAATTTCATCACATACTGTGTATTTCTCTTACCTGTAACATGCCAACACATGGAAGCAGTAGGCTACAGAATTGAGACTAGCAAAGATGGTGGTAGCGAGCCAAGACTCTGGAATAACAACAACTTAGTTTCATTTTTCAGACATCTGTGTACCAGTTCGTTTTTAGCTTTTCTTCAGAAATGCTCAGACACTTGTCTGACGTTCACCATACACCTGAATGGAGCATCAATCACACTGACTCTTCAGAGGGAAGCAGCAACTCACTTCTAGCCACGTCGATAAATTCCTCCAGCTGTGGTATCATGGCTCCCAGAGCTTCAGTCTGGTTACAGGAAGTAACCAGATGTTTCAGTGTATTCTTCCACCTGTCCACTTGGTCAAAAGCCACATTACTGAGACTATAGTCTGCCAGGGTCATCTAGAGAAATCATAAACAGATAAACGATCTCTTACAGCAGATATACACTGTTTGTGTGACAAGATAAAGTGTATTCATAACACATTTGATTTTACAACATAACAGATGTGTTGCTGTACCGTATACAGGCCTATAAGGGATATAATGACAGTGCCGATGATCCTGTTGGGGAATTTGAAGTAAGGGTCCCACTCATACCATCTGCTCTGGAACCAGCTTAGGGGCTTCCTGCAACACCAAACGGAGAAGTGTGTGATATcataactgtatttattttattgatttaaccAGGTGAGTTaattaagaacaaattcttatttacaatgaCGACCTGGCATGACTGTATGCTGCCTACAATTGTTATCTAAATTCTGCGACTGTAACTACACACGcctagaaaatgtatttatatttaagtaaattaattataaatagtGGGTGAGTGAAAGGTATTGAAACAGATAtctgttttgttatattttaaagTATTCTCATTTTTTGGTGAAATATTTAAAGCATGAAGAAAAAAGTGCATCCCTTTACAAAGAATTAAACTGAGAATCCCCAGTTGTACAAGAGACACTTGAAAGCAGCACTGGTGCACATGTGCATGCTACCTGTGTTCAGGCGTTTTCCTCAGCAGTCTCTTAACATGCTGCACCTGGTGCTGATCATTCAGCTCCTCAGGGTCCTGGCAGCAGATTCAGCACAATTATAGTCATAAAGAGTTTATTATTCAGAAAATTCAGGAAGAAACCGTTAATTACTGCAGACCCTACTGGAGGGAAGTgtaaaatgcaacagaaaacaatatttttcttaCTAAATGTGACGTAAAATCTTATGTAGTCTGTAGATCTCTGGGTTTTACCCATGGGGAAAATAGTCAAAAAGAATAATTTCAATGCTTTTACACATTAGGCATGCTGACCTCCTGTTCCTCTTGCACATGTATCCGAACAGCTTTAACCAGCATGTAGACGAATCGTCCCAATAAGAAGATGAGGGAGAGGATGCAGGGCCACTGGATAATCAACTTCTGGTATTTCCCCAGAATCTTTAAACCAAAAACACGTTCATTCAAATATTGCCATGGTGTATTTACTTAATAGCAACAGGCAACTATTAATAACTGAATGTTGTGTAGAGTATAATTTACTAAAGTGTAGTTCTGTGCTGGGATCCTCACTTTAACAGGCACATTACATTTATACTAGCTGTGATAATGGGTTTAGTACTCACCTACCTTACCACTGGGACAGGTGAATGTATCCCAGACTGTCACAATGATCCTAAAAGGAGCAAGCATTGAGacgtgtgtgttttgtaagGATATTAAAATGAAGTCACCTGCATATCAACACACTCATCTGCCAATCCACAGCCCTAATTATTTTAACATGAATGACTTTTTACCAGGACAGAGAGTAGAATATTCCCAGGAGTGCCCCAGCCCCTCTGAAAGGAGTGGACAGACAGGCAAAGAAAGGGAAGTAGACCAGTCCCACCTCTAAAGCTCCAACGAGATATACTATAACTGGGGAAAGGAAACATCCTATCAGTCAACGTGTTAAATTCTTGTATCTGGAAGGTCAACAGGTTTGAATATAGAGCCTGGATAACAATAGAAAACCGCGGGAGTACCTCGTGCCCAGGGCGGGACAGTGAAGGGGATGTATTGCTcagagaagagcagcaggacGCTGGAGGACACGGCACCAAATGCAAACCCATAGGACCAACGGTTACTGAGGCTGCCTATAGTGTCCAAAGGCCTGGGACACAATAATAGCATTAACACACAAAGCCATTTTGCAGATGTGGTTACTTAATGTAACCTGATATACAGACATGGATAAgattccatggttttcttgataatgattttggttattatcaagaaaaccatggaaaatggctagatataagctctgaaattaaactctaatgagctatttttgttgttatcattatatttgtccaaacaaatgtacctttcgttgtaacaggcattaaaatgaacaaaaaattgaagaaaacaagggtctaatcattttttccatgactgtatatcaagaAGAAGTAGTACATACTTTACATAATAAAGGCTGTTAGCAGTAACAATTGTAGTGCtgaattttaaatactttagCTGCAatattaaaacagattttagtTAATTTCACTCTTGGCGTTcacagttgttgctgctgttgactTACACCACAATGGCAAAACGTCCCCTCAGGAAGGGCAGTCTGTGGTCGATGCCAAGTCTTGTGACTCTCTTCTGAAGGAAGGAGAGCACCCCCACAATCACCACCTGGAGTCATTTTAGAGATATATGTTCATCACAGGACAGggatcgtttttaaaaaaatgattactaTATCATCCTTTCTGGAGTtcaccagtaaaaaaaaatcatattccaGGTTAAATAGATGGAACTCTTACTGCTGGTATGAGTGAAAGGTGCAGAAAGAGCTCCATAGAGATTTCACTCTGACAGTCCTGAACTTTGGAGACCCTGGAGAAACAGTTATGATACAAACAGGATGTAACTGACATGAAGCAGGATGGGAGAGAAATGAAAGACAACTAAACAGAAATTAATGTGATCGACTTAATTTAGTGTTAAAATGTCACTAAGTAcaacatttactcaactacagTTGTGAGTACTGCGATGATTGGAGTATTTTTAATGCTTCAGCTGCAGACCTGGATGAACTCACTGACACTGTACAtcagattttgtttattttctgaggACTTTGGTGCTGATTAAAACCTTACACACATCCAACAATAAAACCAGGTTCACAGCAAATCTCAGATTTGTCAGGCCGAGGAGGAAGCCGAAAAAAGTGGGGACAGACTCCAGAACAACCAGAAAAGtgacaaaagaaaagaggaacaaCACTGAGAAATTGAAAGGAGACCCCCCACACACTTTGTAATGATCATCAACTGGCCGACAACCTGAATGTGTTTTACTTCAGGTTTGATAAAACCACATTAACACCTCTCACATGCTACGACTCAGACATCAAACAACTATCTATACCCCCTGCCAGGGGTGACGTCCTGCCCACTGACCCCCCTGCATTCAGGATGTGAGATGTGTCAGCTCAAAGACAGAAGATCATAAAGTCTCCAGGTCTAGACGATGTGTCTGCCTCCTATCTGAGGCTCCGTTCACACTTGGTATTAACATGCATCCTTAGTGATCTGATCACAAGTGGACATCTGTAATTACAGGAGTGAATGTGTTCAAAATGAATAAGAGACACAACTGAGATTGGATCTCTCACACCTCTATACCACATTCAGTGGTAGAACATTCAGATCAGGAAGGCACCAGGCCCACACAGCATGTCTGCctgtatacatttatatatacatgcaaATGCTTATccttatttctttttctgtgaATGTACACTGTAAGTAATAAAAACTCCTGCATGTGTACTCATATTAATATAAGAGGATttgggccaggtaggagaaaaaaaattaggatttttttttcattatgcagctcgagaaaaaagtcaaaatgagaataaagttaactttttgtgttcagtaaagttggaaagatattcacagattagTTGTTCCCGTGTCAATACGttatcagaggaacattgttttagagAAACGCCACATCTATCCAAACAGGTAGACTGgtagctacaacctgattttcatcaatgcaatgaaatgagcaataaccacaatatttaagggtgtagtagtactaaaatcccccccaacacataaatgagctattttggcaaaatcagtttttatgtaatttatgtgaattttttagacTTATATTAGatgtattgaggaaaatcagattttagcttgcagtctactttactgaactcaaaaggtttatttttatataaattaaatacttttttctcaacactgtattttttctttattctcgtcatttctcGAGGTGCATAATTAATTTTCCCCCCTCTTCCGTACATATCTATCCAATAAAGCTGATTCTGCCTCTGAGTACTTGACTTGAGAAAGTCCATTTTATGCTTCATATTTCTACTCCACATTGCAGTGTCAAATATTGCACTTTCCACTCCACTACAATTATTTGATAACTTAAGTTTCTAGTTACTCTGCAAACTCACAATCAGACAtactgatttattattattatggatacAGGTTAGACTTTACTAGCTGGCAGTAAAAAGCAAGCCCCACtattaccagctgcaacataaaCGTATCCATGATCACGATTTGATATACAAGATGCTGTAATAATgagcatgtttttcttttttaacttgtaatggagtatttctACTCATTccccccccttttttaaatgtttattcagaatcagaatcatctTTATTGGCCAGGTACATGAGCACATACTAGGaatttgactaaaaaaaaatacagaatacaaatacagaatattaaaaatatcaaaagaagACATTAGAAAAAATATTCACAAGGTTGGTCAGGTTGGTGAAAAATATGTACAGGTAGTGCAATGGTAgacataaattatatataaaagtgTCTTTTTACAGGCACATATTGATAAGATTACTTTTCCaccacagacaaaacaaaacaaacctgaaCTAATCAAACAAGGTTAAAAACCATTAGTAGTTCACATGATGAGTTCGTAACACCTCAGTTATCTCAGGTTCAGGTTTATTGTTGCTCGAAACAGTTACAATCAGGTTGTTAAACCTAAACTCGGCGTGACTTTCCCATGACGGCTAACAGCTGATAGTAAAGTAACAGTATGATAAAGCTTGTATTTGCTACTTACGCATGTTCCACCTGGTTTCTTATCATCATTGATAAGTCTGTCAGCTCACTGAAGTCCAAAAAGCCTTGTTCCTTCTCCACTGTACAGATGTAGGAAGTGACTGGATTGACAGCACTTCTGTTTCCTGGTTTCAACCATGTGACTCAcacatttgacctttgacctcaggaATGATGTCTCTGTACATCTTTAATCTCTCTTTCAGCATGCTGCCTTGTGCTTCTTTCCCCGATGCATTTGCTCACGCTCCGTTGCTCCGTTTGtcctcatcacacacacagccgaaCATTATTGACCACTGTGTTAATCAGTATCAGGATTGTAAACATTTTGCTCCCCAACAGAGATAACCAGCAGATCATTCACCTCCAGCCTTCACTTTACAGAGGAATgttttaaaattacattaaccTTCATTCCTTTTCTTTTACCCTTTCCCATTTATTAGCTacctcttgattttttttttttgtcgccCTATTACCATGGTCCAGGCTTCTATGTAGAGTTGATTTGGATtcttttaataaacaaataaaatatcagaAGGTTGTTTAGTACTGATTGATGTTTATTACTCATTGTAATGACAAAGGTTTAGGAAATGTATTTGCACAGATGATCACATCCTGATTGGTCAGCGGTGACATCATCTCCTGTGCAGCTCAGCAGCTTTCCTCTTTGACAGTCAAACTGTCCATCTTGGTTATTCTGCAGAAAGGATCATAACATGAATGTCTGTTATACATATAGTTACATTTTGTATCAATGTCAATGGTAGGAGTAAAAATTTGTCATgttatttttctaaaaaggaGTACTCCTGGCATGCAGCAACATTTCCTcatgtttgaaaacaaaataaaaatgtatatttaaaaaatgaaatttacatgaaataaaaatagtgaCAAGTTTAACTGCCAGGAGAAGATATTGACCAATCTCAGGagcacaaataataataatccttatGGGTAATATTGGTTAAACAGGGTGGAAAATTTGCATCAGCCAAAGCTCTCTGAGTGAAACATTCTACACATAAAGACTTTTATCACGGTAAGTtaatcaaaatgtgtttttaaattattttgatgaGATAAGCTTTCTTCATTATTTAGCCTAACGAGGTGGAACTTTAAGAGTCAGATAACATTTGTTCATTTGAATCTCAACTTCCTATACGTCctatacaaaaatattttatcattttatgacttttatgtacatttttttatgtgttaatgTCATAAAGAAGACCTTATTATTTGGGCAAGTTGTTGTAAATATTTGACAAAAAGTAATGCATGGAAACAAATGCTGCATAACAGGAATGACCAGGAAAtcggaaaaaaactacaaagttgGCGCAAAGGGGAGCAGTGGTATAAAGACTAAAATTAATCAGTGAGGATTTTTAATGCAGGAACACGTGTAAGAGCTGTTCTAGACAAAATATGACCTTTTTCAAGCCATTATTGTCAAATTCTTGGTCAGTTTTTGGACAATCTACAAAATTCTATTGAcagtatttttgtcaatttcagAAAAAAGCACCAATGCAAAACAATCTCTTGATATTTTGGGCTTTTTCAACTTTTGTTCATCagtaaaattactttaatttcatGGTACTGACATCAACCCCATTTCCTGTAAAGACCAGGAGATGAATAATAGACTGAAGTGGAAATCATCTGCTGCTGTCAGCCAATCAGGGTTCATTATTGTGACTGTAGTCTTTTCGTTCATCCACCACCAGAGGGCGACATCACTTCATCCTCCATACAGCCAACTAGAGTCACGTTATGTGGGAGTGCCATGAGAGTGCAGCAGCCATGTGTACTCtctggctgtatcccaatgtcaaggaaggatccttaaacagctgaatttgaaggatacgTCATAGAcatcaaagtcaagcaaaacatatccataaacaaatgccagaatattcaACTAAAAGATGATAAAAGTCATCTTGATGAattgccagttaagttaattgatgccAACGCAGTCGCCAAAGTTATTAATTGTTCATTTATATGCATCAGATGAtgtactatttaaaaaaaaaaaattatacgtTAATACGttgctatgccattcagaaggttatacattttttgtgttaacaGGGATCCACAGTTCGATCAgtcattgttatttataaataactgttattatactgtactgtaaaataaaaaaaaatcacagaacacatttccaTGGTGAATTATGCaacgctgcttttatgaaactaagtagcgggcAAATTCAGCCTGGATCAATGAAATATTCAGGCTTAatctttgtggcttttactttcTAAACCGttgagattcaaccttaaagcatcttcttccatttccacaaatatgtggCAGAGTGCTGATGTCAAAGCCACATCCATGTCAtgaaatgattttgaaattgcagcGCTGAGTTTAAGCAGGatcgtccaattacgcaatgacgcacatcTGCACACTAAGAAGTCTGTTCCATTTGTCCGTTACACCAGTGacaggaaggactcttgcctcaCCTCTAGAGGACCCGACTccaaaggaaggatccttgacattgtgATACAGTGAGTGCCTCTGAGTACACTCGGTAGCATCGGAAGAAAGCTTATTCACTCGCTCTctgacacacagatgcacacaacacaccctcatacacacacaccttttctcAGGAGTTCAGACTTCTCCTCTGCATCTGCAGGGAAAGAAAATAACTTCTAAAACCAtgcatttaaatacaattaactATAAATTCCTGCTCATATGAGGAACCCACCTTATACAGGAAAAACATCAGTAGCAGGCAAAACTCTGCCATACTCTTCTCTCTCCTGTCGGTGAGATAGCAGTCTCT carries:
- the stra6l gene encoding STRA6-like is translated as MMIRNQVEHAVSKVQDCQSEISMELFLHLSLIPAVVIVGVLSFLQKRVTRLGIDHRLPFLRGRFAIVVPLDTIGSLSNRWSYGFAFGAVSSSVLLLFSEQYIPFTVPPWARVIVYLVGALEVGLVYFPFFACLSTPFRGAGALLGIFYSLSWIIVTVWDTFTCPSGKILGKYQKLIIQWPCILSLIFLLGRFVYMLVKAVRIHVQEEQEDPEELNDQHQVQHVKRLLRKTPEHRKPLSWFQSRWYEWDPYFKFPNRIIGTVIISLIGLYTMTLADYSLSNVAFDQVDRWKNTLKHLVTSCNQTEALGAMIPQLEEFIDVARKSWLATTIFASLNSVAYCFHVLACYRKHLKRLWRGQKGFLPDKFHKPNSAVSVASIARYSGWQIAFTLWGYLIVHFVHFLFALLLVYGLVIPIQHGRALSMLSNLGIALLSIGLVIALVILQVVLVQIFFLQDKLSPTDKQKPLALNNRKAFHCFNYFFFFYNVVMGISNCIMRLLCSIVTGTWLVSRIDRTIMQRGYENMDAGYSTWIGMIFADHYHNNPAMVCFCQLLVSNTLERHTASAYSTFSNVPPELLVNSRARRRWMLCYTLLRNPHLILLRKHHLSSLHTSSSSPQSDTVVQACVMASQTQSRQAESELPPEITITPAEDC